The DNA region ATTATGGTGATACGACTGCATTGTCTGTCCAGGAACTGCAAAGGCATGTGGTTTTCTAAAGTGATCCTCTGTGAGCTTCTGATAACTAGGAAGAATACCAACAGCATTGGTCGATGATGCTGAACTGCTTATTCCAGTGTTGTATCCATTATTCATCCATTCAATTTTTGTTTTGTCTGGGTGAGTGGCCATTGGTCTTTGCATTGGTTTAACAGGGCTGCTAGAAATTACACTGGCATCCTGGTAGGCCAGGCTGGAGCTTATTGgagtaaaagcaaaaggattccGGCACTCAACAGGGCTTGGGGGCACACTACTACTACAGTTTGAATGAGGTGTTCCAATTGGTGTATGTCTGCTGCTGCCAAGAGCACTATCAACTGGAGTAGTTTGAGCCATTCTGGAGCTAGGACTAGAACATGTTTGGGAGCCAATCATTTCTGATGTAGGCGTTGGATTAGGTGTTGGAGTTGGCGTTGGAGTGGGAGTTGGGGTTGGAGTGCCACTGCTATGGATTGGATGATAGAACTGACTGGCTGGATGGGATGACATTAGTGTATTCTGACTTCCTGCAGAATGACCATGAGCAGGAAATCCCAACCCAGATCCATAATCAACATTCAGGGACATTTGCTCTTCAAATAACACTAGCTCTTCTACAATACTGTCCTGTGTGAGGTCATCATCAAACCGAAGGTAGTTCTCATTGGTTTGTGAACTTGAAGCAGTGAGATCCATCAAATTATCTGGGAGGGGTAACTGGTTTGACAATTGTATTTGATTTTGTCCTTGCAGCTGAACCAAAGTAGAACTTTCAAGCTGGTTTTGAACGTGCATTTGTTGATCATACAACTGCTGATCCAACCCATTACATTGTGTTGGCTCCCATGCAGATTCTTGAAAATCAACAGTCCCTGAATTCCCTATTACCCCAGCATTTAATGCTGGCTGTCTTTCTGCATCAGTTAAAAAGCATTGGTGATTCTTCTTGATAAGCTGGATGTCAGTATTATCAATCGTCAGCTTTGTACTTGAATTGTTTCCCTGTAACGTCAACAAGCTCCTTTCCAAGTCTTCAGTCTTATTTTCCTGAAAAGTGGACGTTTGCTCTGTAGCAGTCCGAATGCAATCCAGGGTGAATACTTGAGTATCAGATGTAGGGTTGGCTAATATACGAGTTATACCTGTTGTATTCAGTTTAACAGTAATTTTGCTAGGTGTCTGAACCACTGCTGGTGCTTTCTCATTTTTCACTAGTACCCCTGTAGAAGGTTTTGGAGGTGTCACTGCTGGAGTAGCAGGGCAGGGCTTCTGATGTTCTGCATTATCCAAAGTAGGTTCTAAAACCAGTGCTTTTTTCACAGGTGGCACCAGTGGTTCAGACACAGAATTTGAAGGAGACCGTTTCCTTGGACTTTTTGGGCACATCCCATTGTCTTTATGAGACCTGGCAATATCAGCATTGGATTTTGAAATAATGCTGGTGCTTGTCAAAGTTGAAGTAGAGGAAACAACAAAAGCATTTTGGTTACTTCCTGCTACTGAAATAGCCAGATTTTCATTGGGTAAAAACTTGCCTTcagttttgcttttttttccttcagttttttgaCCATTACAGACTTTAGCTGCCTTCTCAGTAGATATTTTCCCATTTGACATCTTCACTTTTGCTGCACCTTCACTATTACTTTTTTGCCCAGATGGAGAAGAACCAGCAACTCTTCTAGGATCCTTCAAGCTTCTTGATTGGTCTTGGCACTGAAGCTGCTTTTCATCATTTGCTATTGCTTCCTGTTCAGATTTGATGACTTCAGCAGTAGGTGTAGTTGTTACACTACTTGTTTTGGATCCAACTGCAGAAAGAGAAGTTGACCCAACTCTCACAGCTGATGCAGATTTTAGTTTTTCTGTTGTTCCACTACTATTACTTACTGATGACGTAGACTTGGGAGATGCACCAGTATTGGGAGGGAGAGATATTGTCGTCATCTTTACCATATTCAAAGAGCTCGCATGGGACGCTCCAGACACAACAGTTTTAATTGGACTACTACTAGCCAAAAGTACCCTAGTTGgagaggtgagagtaagcgtgtTGGTGGAGGGTGGCTTAGGCAAGATTTGATGATATCGAGGTCTTGAGCGATCATTATGTGGGCTTGCAGGGATGTTCTgtatagtcttctgctgctgtttgaCTGATTGCATATGTTGAGCAACAACTTGAACATTCAAAGGAAGGACCTTGCTCTCTGATGGACCCAGTGGACTTGGTGATGTCATCATCTGTCGGCTTCTCTGCAtctaaagcaataccataacagTTATAAAAGAACTATGTTTAAAGAATTAAACCCAAAGGTTTTCCTTACATACATTAAAAGGTAAATGAATTTCCAAGCTTGTTCTATATTACACAGCAATAATATggtgaaaaagagaaaaaaaatccaactAACCCAACAATTTTACTTCCTTCATAATTCGTTTCAAAGATAAAAGCATTGCATGCTTAATTGTTCAAGTATCTTAATAAAACCACATGCACAGATCTCCCTTGGTGGCACAAAAAACATCCACTATTGATAATTTTATTAATTTGCACAATGAACTCAAGCTGAAATTGCATAGCCTATATTACGAGTAGCAGTATAACACAAGGAAATGCTAACACTTTAGTTAAGTTACCTAACTAGAGGCAATTTTAATGGACATGTGACTTTGAATTTTAGGAATGTAAATTCAAGAAATTAATAAATCTTGAATAAAATCTACTACCTGTAATGGTAGCCATTAGGAGAATAGTCACACAGAAGAGAACTCAGGTTAAGAGGACATGTACAGCATACACTCAAACATTGAAGGTTGTAGAATGAAGCATTAACCCATGCCAATTAGTACAAAGTTCTTTGTGTGAATCAAGACCAGTACTACAGAGtactacacagacacacacaccaactACATTGCTGTACATGTTAGCAAACAAGAAATAAAGCAGACTTCTACCAAAGTAATGCAGTAACCATAAACAATTGTGACTCAAGTTTTCAGATCGATTGGCCACTGGACAAATCCATGGAATACCTGAATTTACAACAGCAGTACCTTGTGGACCAAACAGGGAATAACTGTTTTATATCTAATTATGAATAATAAGATGAGAATAACTTAGTAATCTTGTGGTAAGGATCCTTTGGGAAGAGATCATGGTATCACAGACCTTCATACTTAGTCAGAGAGTGACAAAACCCAAGCGTGAAATTAGGatccaaatctgaaataaaggtaATTCCATAGACAAGGGGGAATGGACTGAAGTGGATTGTGAAATttcagtgcctgtaaaaagtattcaccacccccctcctcccccggaggttttcatgttttattgttctaccacactgaatcacagtggatttaaattgGCTCTttagacactgatcaacagaaaaagaccttttcatatcaaagtgaaaacagacctctacaaagtgatctcaattaattacaaatatcaaacacaaaatcattgattgcataagtattcgcccccttcaagtcagtatttagcagcaattacagccttgagtctgtgtggatagctgtctatcagctttgcacagctgcacactgcaatttttccccattcctctttacaaaactTCTCAAGCTGTCAGATTGCACGGGGATCgtaagtgaacagcccttttcaagaccagccacaaattctcaattagattgaggtctgaactctgacttggacattaactttgttgtttttaagccatttggctttatgcttgaggtcactgtcttgctggaaaacaaatcttctctcaagttgcagttcgcttgcagactgcatcaggttttcctccaggacttcCCTTTACTTTGATGAATTCATTTTACCTCCTACCTTCACAATCCTTCCAGGGCTcgctgtagtgaagcatccctacAGCCACCAcctgcttcacggtagggatggtgtgtttttgatgatgtgcgctgatggccaaaaagctcaattttggtttcatcagaccacagaaccttcttccagctgacttcagagtctcccacatgccttctggcaactctagctgagatttcatgagtttttttccccaacagtggctttctctttgtcactctccctGCGACTGGTGAATCACCTGGGCAACAACTGTtctatgtgcagtctctcccatctcagccactgaagcttgtaactcctccagagttctcataggtctcttgatggcctctctcactagtccccttcttgcaaggtcactcagtttttggggacaacctgctctaggcagatttacagctgtgccatattcttcccatttcttgatgattgatttactCATTTTACTGGGATATTTaataacttggaaattttcttgtatccatctcctgacttttgcttttcaataaccttttcacggaattgcttggagtgttcttttattgtcatggtgtagtttttgccagaaaactgtttcaccagcagttggaccttccagatacagatgtaattttactacaatcaattgaagcaccttgacaGGTCTCTAaagagatctccatttaactaatcacgtgacttctaaaaccagttggctgcaccagtgatgatttggtatgtcataatAAAGggggtgttttatatttgtaattaatttagatcactttgtagagatctgttttcattttgacccaAAAGAGTCTCTTCTGTCGaacaatgtcaaaaaagccaaattaaatcctctgtgattcTATATTGTGAAACTATAAAACCAGGGGGGCGGAGAGAGGGGGATACTTTTTATATGTACTGTACTTTAACAGAAGAGCTTTTTCCCCCAATACCTCCCATTGGAAAGATACGTTACTATGTACAAATGACACAGGGAAACAGCAGCCAAGGAAATGAAGCTGCATCAGACCACATTCAGATTAGTACTCAGGAAATTTTAGTCAAACTGTGATTTTGAAACTGGATTTACAGTGCTGAAGCAATTAAACTTCCAGTTATCACAAGTACTTACTTGTCACTTTGCAATTGAAAACAGACATAATACATTTCTATTTTAGATCTTTGATTCCTCCCCACAATCCTATTCGTTACCAGCATTACACCCCAAAAGCCCTCACTTTGTTATTCTTGACTTTTCAATCTTAAAGATGAACTATGAGTAACTTACTTGGATAGGACTGGGTACAGTTGCCACCACTATGCCAATGGTAGGCTGTGGTGAAAGCAAAGCAGGGCTTCCATTGGGAATGCTAGCTACTCCTCCAACAGCCGGGCCCTCTATCTTCTTCACTTGTTGTTCACCTGGAAGTGGAGACTGAAGTTTCTGTTCTTGCTGTTTCTTTAACGTATTTTGCTGAATTTTACGTTGTAATTGTTGTTTGGCATCTATTGATGGCGAAAGCAAAGTCTTCACCTGGGGCTGAAAAGCATTGCTTTCAGCCATAGGCACAAAAGCAGACGGTTGTTTCCCTCCTGTAACAAAGAAAGTTATGAACAGAGAAGCAGATGTTCAATAAACATAATTAACAAGGATATGCAGTTCTGAAATGTGTGGTTTCTGATTTGGATAACTGTTTATTAATATATTCTTCATGATTGTCATTTTACCATCTAAGCTTTCAACTCCATCTTTTGTCCTCTGACTTGAAATCTGCTGTAATAATTGGTGAAAATTGGCACAgtggtggaaactgcaagcagtttcaaacaccTGAGGGTACACATCACACACATCCCCTCATGGGTCCAGAACACATGCTATACAATCAGTAAAGCTCAACAACACCCCAACAtcctgaagagagctggactgtgcacatctACACTCACatccttctatagatgcacagtagacagcatcctaacatgctgcatcactgcatggtatggaaactgcactgcaatgaacaggaaggctctacaatgggtagtcaaaaggCCCACCAAAGATATACACATAAAAAGGTGTTGAAAAATGGCCAGTAAcgttatgaaggatcccacccattctgtctgtcccactcccatcagggaggaggctatgtagtactcatgccagactcaaaaacaggtaCTTTCCCAAGTAGTAagcctgatcaacacctccaccctccacacccccaaccaccactactttatcatttccaacacctccacacccccaaccaccattactttatctatcatttcctgtcagagtcaccttatgtagacactcctgtgcctagcttcACTTTATATATTTACAAACAATGTATATAAGCAAtctaatatatttatatttattgtgttttttaagatTATTTTGTTATCTTGCTGTGTTTTTTGTGTTCTTttggtgctgcattggatcccgagtaacaattattttgctctcctttacaattgtgtactgaaaatgacatcaaacagtcttgaatcttaaAAAGTGCTGCACATTTGTGTCTCCAATCTTTTCTGCAACTCAGCTGAAGTACCAGTTCTATGGAGAAACACATTAATCTACCTTGCTATTTTTAAAATAAGCAATTGTCAGGAAATAAAAGCATAGGCTTCTGAATATTAAATTCAATAATTATCCAGGATAAATAATAATCTAGGAACCAGGACACAACAAGTTTTTGCCTGTTGTAGTTATTAGTTACTTCTTATATCTGCACCCCTTTACAGGCAAAATATTCAAGTGTAATTTGGCTCGTCAAGTTATTTTAATAAGATGTAACAAACAAGAAGCTGCTCCAAGCTGGTCAATTAGAAGGTCAGTGCCAGCAATGGGGAACTGTCCAAATTCTGCAACTCATCAACACCAGCAACATTCTTGCCTATACAGGCTAAACAGCATCAGCTAAGCTTTGAAATCTCAATATCCCCTCTAGAGTAGAATGACACCAACATTTTTACAGAGATGTCAAAACAAAATCTCTTGCTATATTAAaagccaattggcccatcaagtctgaagTAGCTCTCAGAGCAGTCCCATCCTCCACTTTTCTCCCCTGTAACCCATTCCCAAATTAATGATCACATCAACTCCCTGTTTTCTCTAACACACATTTCAGTTTACAATAGCTAATTCACCTTACAATCAGCATTCCTCGGGGATGTGGAAGAGAACTGAGCACTTGTGTGAAAAGTACACACGGctacagggagagcatgcaaactctgcTGGAGGTCAgagctgaacctgggtcactggtgctgagaGGCAACTGCACTACATACagtgccatgcaaaagtttgggcaaccccttgtcaaaatttctgttactgtgaatagctaagcgagtaaaagatgaactgatttccaaaggcataaagttaaagatgacacatttgttTAATATTTAATGCAAGAAGACTTTTTTTATTTccgtcttttacagtttcaaaataacaaaaaaggaaaagggcctaaagcaaaagtttgggcaccctgcatggcagcaacacctcctttggcaagtatcacagcatgtaagcactttctgtagccagctaacagtctttcaattcttgtttgggggattttcgcccattcttccttgcaaaaccttctagttctgtgagattcttgggccatcttgcatgcactgctcttttgaggtctatccacagattctcgatgatgtttaggtcaggggactggcaaaaccttcagcttgcgcctcttgaggtagtccattgtggatttttagGTGTGTTTAGGCTCataatcctgttgtagaagccatcctcttttcatcttcggtttttttacagactgtgtgatgtttgcttccagaatttgctggtatttaattgaattcattcttccctctaccagtaaatgatccccgtgccactggctgcaacacaagcacaAAGCATGaatgatccacccctgtgcttaacagttggagaggggttctttccatgaaattctgcatccttttttctccaaacatacctttgctcattggggCTAAaaggttctattcaaaaggttcataggaacatctaaacaagcctgatgcattttggaaacaagtcttgtggactgatgaagttaagatagaactttttgcaatacataatattaaaaaaacacaaaataaaataataataatcaattacagtatacgtatattgaatagattaaaaatcgtgcaaaaaagtgaggtagtgtccaagggttcaatgtccatttcggaattggatggcagaggggaagaagctgttcctgaattgctgggtgtgtgccttcagggttctgtatctcctacctgatggtaacagtgagaaaatggcatgccctcggtgctggtggtccttaataatgtacgctgcctttctgagacaccactccttgaagatgtcctgggtactttgtaggctagcgcgcaagatgaagccgactaaatttacaaccctctgcagcttcttctggtcctgtgcagtagctgccccccccccacaccagacaatgatgcagcctgtcagaatgctctccacagtagatctatagaagtttttgagtgtatttgttgacatatcaaatctcttcaaactcctaatgaagtatagccgctgtcacAACAAGCTACTCAGTTCTACGGAAAGGATAGTATGGAGTCAAAGAGCAAATAATTggaagttttattttaaaaaattatcttgTGAATTAgactcattttcatttttaagttaattcaattcattttTCAGTGTTTGAAAATATCCAAATGTCAGATGTACTATTACAAGTTTCTGAGAACTGCCTAAAGCTGGGGTTACAGCTTTGCTGTTAGTCAACATTTCCTTTCCAGCTGTTTTGCAGATAGGATGTATTCTCACCTTCCAAGTGATGACATTCCATCACACAAGGTCTGACCCTCTTAAGGCCTTTTCTAGCAAATTCTGGCCTGATACCTTCTGAATATTGCATGTCTCTTTTTAAGTAGGTCAAATTGAGGAAATCTCTTGTCTAGAAAGATCTACATATATTCAACCTGAACTTTAATTTTAAGGAGATAAGTATCTCAAGCAGAAGCCAGttgtatatttaaaagaaaatgtaACCAGTATAAAATAAAAACGTCTAAATAAGatcataagccataggagcagaattaggtcattcagcctatcgagtttATTCtgtcattacatcatggctgatttattacaccactcaaccccattctcttgccttgtctccataatctttgatgcctttactaatcaagaacctatcaacctccactttaaatatacccaatgacttggcctccacaaccaactgtggcaatgaattccacagatttactgccctctggttaaagaaattccacctcaactctgttctaaagggatgtccttgttttctgaggctgtgccctctggtcctagactcccccactgcaggaaacatccgtCCCAACCACACTCCATTCAGGCTTTTCAagattcaatgggtttcaatgagatcattccTCCCCCCCAATCTTTCTAAACTCTAACAagcataggcccagagccattaaactcctcacaatactcaaagtgcggtcggaccagtgctttataaagcctcagtattacaccctttattttatattctagtcccctcgaaatgaatgctgactttgcatttgccttccttactaactcaacttgcaagttaacctttaaggaatcctgcacaaagacccccaagtccgatttctgaatttgcttcctgtttagaaaatagtctacaccattATTCTATCAAAGCGtattaccatacacttccctacattgtattccatctgcatttctttgccaattcttctaatctgtcttaagtcatTCTACAGACTCCcgtcttcctcaacactatctgctcctccacttatctttgtattgtccaaaaaccatcaattccgttatccaaatcattgacatataacatgaaaagaagtagtcccaacgccaaccagaaaaggcacctcTTATTTGGACATTATGTCTCCTCCCAGTCTCCAATCATCAATCCATGTATATTTCCTGTAGTTTCATGGGCCTTAGcttgtttagcaacctcatgactggcaccttatcaaaggccttctgaaaatccaagtaaacaacatccactgactcttctttgtcaatcatgcctgttatttcttcaaagaattctaacaaatttgttaagcaagatttcccctcaaggaaacgatactgactttggcctattttatcatgtgcttccaagaaaCCCGAAAACTCATCctaaataatggattccaacatctgccgaactactgatgttaggcttcTTAAATAGTTAAGATAGGTGTGCATTTTTTGTTTCAACATATGTCTACAATCATCATGTGCCAAGCCCAGTTTGAGCTTGGCATTGCCATGGCAGACatactcctgttttgggtcaagtggatcaattcattggtattcatttccagttctctagctgctgtctctatcatcatttgtctttgtcttcctcttgctttcttcccttcaatctttcccacaattaccatgcattctaactcctctttcctgatcacatgtccaatgaagtcacattgccttttcatgatctcatacattatttctcttctgtgcttgctctgttcatgatatcctcagtagatattcatttcatccatgatattctttgcctcctcctcaaaagccacatttctgctgcttcaattcgtttcctcatgttactagatattgtccaacattctgagcataactggataaacgtaacatttcagtactctgaggcgggttgtcatgcctagtttagtgctggtcagtatactcttcattctcgtaaaatCATACTCTCCATTTTAGAAAACAATTCTACTCCTGGTTATCAACTATACTGGAGTTGCATTAAAATACAGAATGTGCAGCAGCAGCCCCTACTGATGGAATTAAAGACATACAAACGAGCAAATGCCATCAGTTCTCTGTGAAATACGTCAGAAATGTCAGTATTTATACAGTGAGTGAATGAACATTGCTGATAATCATTTCCAAATAATCTTGAGGCCTGTAATTTTAATTTTACAAAGCATTGAGTCCTGTTTCTTCAAAAAAATACTACTTGAAATTTTATAAATTAGTATTTAACATACTTATCTTTCATTAATCCCAGTTTTTCTTCTCAATCTTAATTTCATTCCCTTCGTGTAAATTAATAACTATATGAAAATTCCTGAGTATGGTTGGTTGACAGCCTGGTTTTCTTATACTAACTGATCTCCCAGATGCTCTGAAAACACCCTGCTGGATCAGTCAATTGGCATGAGTCATTCTCTGCTGTAAACCCTTTAGGAATTTAGTAAACATACTGCAGGTGGCACAGTGGCTCAGCAGGTAGCGCTGCTGCCTTACAGCTCCAAGGACTAGGGGGTTCAGTCCTGATGTGTCCAGCGTGGAGCTCATACATTCCCCGTGATCAGGGAGTTGGGCTTTCCACTCTGtactccagttttctctcaaagaTGGATTGGTAGGAGTGTGACAACTGCAAATTATGTCTTAATATGGGCAACTGGCAAAATAAAAAAGTcaaaggtgagtgggtgggtaggTGTGATTGAATTGCAGGGCTATAGAGAAACAAGGAGaacaggaatcaatctgatgattTTGCTGTCTGGTAGCTAAGGTGGACTTGATGGATTCATTGGACTATTCTTGTGTTAAAGTAACTAAGTCAAGGCAGCTATTAATGAGGTGAAGAATGCACTGATCTTTTACAGACAATCATAAATAGTGGGAAAGGAGAAGAGCAACTTCTCACGAAGGACTAGATCATATACTTGATCTCCTTGGAGACTAAATAATGCAAGGAACCTGCTTactttatccaccctaattcgcCAAATGGTAAACAGTAGTAATATATTTTAAGATACTTAAATGGAGAAAAGCTGAAGAAATGTTTTACACACGTGGTTACTCACCTGATGGTGCACCGGCCATCACAGACAATGCAGCCACGGATTTAGTGCCAATATAGTGGCTGGTAACAAGGAAGCGAGCTAGATCGACCACAGAATCGAATTTGCGGATTAATACTTTCTGGGCCCACTCACACACTAGACTGCAAGCTGCAGATCTGACCTCTTCATCAATACTTTGTAAGTGGCCTGCACAGTCTATTCCTTCAGACTAGAAAACAATACAATCAAACATTAAACTGCAATTGTTAGCATAATAAAAAATGTACTCactctaaaaaaaaatcagggcTACTGCTTGGACTATACTCTTTCAAAAACTATTTGAGATTTGTTCAACCTAGTGACAGAAGTTCAAGTACTTTAAcaagttaaaaataaaattgagaTCAAGGCTGAACtagcaacaacaggaattctgcagatgctggaaattcaagcaacacacatcagagttgctggtgaacgtagcaggccaggcagcatctctaggaagagatacagtcgacgtttcaggccgagacccttcgtcaggactaactgaaggaagagtaagagatttgaaagttggagggggagggggagatccaaaatgataggagaagacaggagggggagggatggagccaagagctggacaggtgattggcaaaagggatacgagaggatcatgggacaggaggtccgggaagaaaagacggggggggggggacccagaggatgggcaagaggtatattcagagggacagagggagaaaaaggagagtgagagaaagaatgtgtgtataaaaataaataacagatggggtatgagggggaggtggggcattagcggaagttagagaagtcgatgttcatgccatcaggttggaggctacccagacggaatataaggtgttgttcctccaacctgagtgtggcttcatcttaacagtagaggaggccgtggatagacatgtcagaatgagaatgggatgtagaattaaaatgtgtggccactgggagatcctgctttctctggcggacagagaaagCAGGCAACAAATAATTTAATGTAAACTGTTCAGTATGTAAAAGAAATACTCcctcaaaaaaaaagcacaacctACATTTAATCTTGGGATAGACATACCCAATTTTAAGTGCTAAATTACACAGACTATGGAAGTTTGCTGTGCAAAATGCCAAATAGAGACATTTATTTAAATGCATAAGCAAGAAGTGGTAGCCCATGCTTTCCCTAAAAACACATACATCCAAATTTCCTTCAGCAAACAAGTTCAAtcactttatttttttttcctgactTTACTACATGTGCAAATACTACAGCAACCAGCTAACTGGCTGGTGGTTAACAGGGTGAAGATAGTTAAGATGGCATTTCACATCAGTTCTGACAGCATGAAGGCTTTGGGAAGCTAAGAAATGGTACCAAATGATAATCTGGAGTGAGGGAGTCGACAAAAATTAGCCT from Mobula hypostoma chromosome 13, sMobHyp1.1, whole genome shotgun sequence includes:
- the LOC134355599 gene encoding DNA-binding protein RFX7-like isoform X1 — encoded protein: MAEEQPPPPPEREPQQQTRRAEGSGALPSLVAGLAESEASALQQKLKNSICKTVQSKVDCILQEVMKFTDLEKLYLYLQLPSGPSNGNKSNPSSLSSSRTQQMHACNWIRNHLEDHPDTSLPKQEVYDEYKGYCDNLGYNSLSAADFGKIMKNVFPNMKARRLGTRGKSKYCYSGLRKKAFVHMPSLPSLDFHKTSEGSEGIDCAGHLQSIDEEVRSAACSLVCEWAQKVLIRKFDSVVDLARFLVTSHYIGTKSVAALSVMAGAPSGGKQPSAFVPMAESNAFQPQVKTLLSPSIDAKQQLQRKIQQNTLKKQQEQKLQSPLPGEQQVKKIEGPAVGGVASIPNGSPALLSPQPTIGIVVATVPSPIQMQRSRQMMTSPSPLGPSESKVLPLNVQVVAQHMQSVKQQQKTIQNIPASPHNDRSRPRYHQILPKPPSTNTLTLTSPTRVLLASSSPIKTVVSGASHASSLNMVKMTTISLPPNTGASPKSTSSVSNSSGTTEKLKSASAVRVGSTSLSAVGSKTSSVTTTPTAEVIKSEQEAIANDEKQLQCQDQSRSLKDPRRVAGSSPSGQKSNSEGAAKVKMSNGKISTEKAAKVCNGQKTEGKKSKTEGKFLPNENLAISVAGSNQNAFVVSSTSTLTSTSIISKSNADIARSHKDNGMCPKSPRKRSPSNSVSEPLVPPVKKALVLEPTLDNAEHQKPCPATPAVTPPKPSTGVLVKNEKAPAVVQTPSKITVKLNTTGITRILANPTSDTQVFTLDCIRTATEQTSTFQENKTEDLERSLLTLQGNNSSTKLTIDNTDIQLIKKNHQCFLTDAERQPALNAGVIGNSGTVDFQESAWEPTQCNGLDQQLYDQQMHVQNQLESSTLVQLQGQNQIQLSNQLPLPDNLMDLTASSSQTNENYLRFDDDLTQDSIVEELVLFEEQMSLNVDYGSGLGFPAHGHSAGSQNTLMSSHPASQFYHPIHSSGTPTPTPTPTPTPTPNPTPTSEMIGSQTCSSPSSRMAQTTPVDSALGSSRHTPIGTPHSNCSSSVPPSPVECRNPFAFTPISSSLAYQDASVISSSPVKPMQRPMATHPDKTKIEWMNNGYNTGISSSASSTNAVGILPSYQKLTEDHFRKPHAFAVPGQTMQSYHHNAAQLQSRHHDTHLGRVTPVSPIPHQATSVANGSKQEGFAVPAPLDNKGMHSLINNFRCRSVSPAVRQRNLSGSTVGPLINLPRTSLAPFGSPVTPEVHNTFINNISDNSANSIAQRSQSVPLSVMMQTTFPSSQKQTNTKKITNVLLSKLDSEGDDAVRGLGINNLPSNYTARMNLTQILETTASFGSANQQPVINPSSSVFEFQKPSYVAKHINNDQMGYISEDNQAQTESRVQSLDFTSTVKDFLAEDGLQPNQQVVGQVSSDLNVASDFSSDLRLPAELSGSINDLSTLDTNLLFDPSKQQGQDVDTTLGELNDDAVFQQICNESMNPMQSSGFDWMENKDHPTVEMLG